In the Vulpes vulpes isolate BD-2025 chromosome 12, VulVul3, whole genome shotgun sequence genome, AGATCCATTCAATCTGAGAAAAGTGTGGGTGAGTTGTTAAGTGCCAGGACCTGGGGAGACAGTGATAAATTACAACAAAAGCCCCTTGTCCTTAAAATCTCAGTCTTATtaaagaagactttttaaaaaaatattatttatttatttattcatgagacagaggcagagacacaggcagagggagaagcaggctccatgcaaggagcccgacgtgggacttgatcccgggtccccaggatcaggccctaggctgaaggtggcgctaaaccactgagccaccagggctgccctaaaaaagactttgaatattaaattttaaatgagtttCCTCTTTACATCATAGTATTCACGCATATCCTtggtgaaagaaaagaatcactttactgattttttttccaagtcgTATCTATTTCTCAATACGCAATTGATTCCTACTGGCAGGAACATTTATGGGCTTCTAGTCCATTCCCTCAGAGGAAGAGCGCTCCATGAGGAGTTACCACTAAGGATAATGGCATATTATAGGGAGCTAATTTTCAACATGCTTAATGGAATGCCATCATTTTTTCTCCATATGAAAACCAACATACATGTGGGTTTTATAAAAGTAGGGCTGCCACTGTTTTGGAAAGGGAATGGGAGGGTTAGGCACACCTATCATTAGCTTAGAACTAttcaatttaataaacattttagagaaaaaagaaagcattataaCTACGTTTATTTACATAtctagaataatttaaaaatattttcattgtgctTATTTTGACAGAAATTTTGGCTAGAATATTGGGATACTGTCATGACAGAATGATATGGGTTAGGAATCAGACTAttctttgtcctctctctcttacAGTAacaagaaaagtcagaaaaaaatggaggctGGCAGTTTCTTATTTAGTTGAGCGAAGGTTGGGTGGTTGTCTTGGAAGCTGCAGCTACCTAGACAAGGATGGAATGTTAGGGGAGAGAAGGTTTTGTGCAGCTAAGTCATTACTTAATATTGTAACAGGATGCATGCTGCtctatttgaagaagaaaaatttcacagGAATTAAAACATAGTACAGTTTATCTATACAAGTACGTAAATTTATTCTTACCAGCAGCCTTTTTGTTTTGACCCAGAATATTGTTCCATCTTTTCCACAAGGGGACCGATTCTTCTGGAGCAGTCCTAAGTGTCCCTGTGGGATAGCCTTCTTGGTAAACAGGGCACCTATGGGTGCCGAGTAACATCCCATCGTGTGGGGCCAGCACAGGAGTGCCATTGGGACCATCCATTTGTGCTACAGTTCTGCTCTCAGAAGAACAATACGGTGGAGAAGGCATCACAGGCACAGAGTCAGAACACACACCTGCAGGTGGAAAGCTGCTGTCTGCATTCCACTGATGGAACCTGTGTTCTGTTGGAAGCACATGTTTTGAATGAAAATAGTTATGTGTCATCATGTTCTGAGAGTCTTCAAGTGTTACTGGCCGACTTGGAGACACTTGTGTATTTTTACTGCTCCTACTATCTGACGGAGACTTGGGCGGAGGATGAGGCACAATCAGTCTCCCCTGAGCTTGCAGGTGTGTGCTGGTTCTGCTTGCGGACTGGGGCCGAAGGCCAGTGTCTCTTCTGTCTGCACACACGAAGGCAGACTGCACTTGAGCAGACCTCGCTCTTCTAAGGACTTTGGCACCACCCCTCTGTGGGTTGGCTTTCGGAGCTTTAGAACTACCCCTATGTAAAGGGGGTTGACTCTCTTCTTGTGTTGAGGGTGGCCAGGCTTGTTTAGCCATGTTATAACCCGAAGGCATAACACAGTTCTGAGGTACATGGTCTGTTCCAGGTTCTCCTAAGGCAGCGACACTTTCAGAAGCAGAATAATCCTCCTCGGGCTTCTTCCCATCAGCACAATTTACAGCACAGGCAGGAATTCTAATTACGTGGCTGGCAGCTCCACTTTTAGTCTGACTGTGGAAAGGCTGAGACCACTGTTGGGACAGTTCTATTCTGTTCTTCAGCAAAGTACTATCTGcagcatttttttctgtatctccaGTTTCGTCAAACCACCTCAGTTTTTTAATAGTCTTTGGAATTTCtgtacctttttcttttgttaattcaATACTGTCTCTGATAGCTGCTGCTTTGTGATTTCCTAACTTAAAGCTTTGGTTTATGACTAGTGCTTTCAAACAATTATGTTCatatttagattctttttttaaaatacttttaagaaacCTCACACCATTTTTCTCAtgaatgttgtattttattttcttgtactgACTGACTAAGTCACAGTTAGAAATTACATTAGACACTAATGTTGATGTTTGggctattttgtgttttttatcaTTTGAACCGGAGTTGTGAGGTATATAGGCAGCTTGAAAATCATCTGAAAACAAAGGCAACTCTTCCTTactacaattaaaatattttaagttctcaTCTTTAATATCTGTCAATTCTCTTAACTTATCAGAACACTGCACTGGGTCCATTTCTTTTATATGTAGATTGCTCTTTTGTAAGGGCCTAGCTGACTGTGTATTATGTGGCAGAACCATGCGTGTTGCCATAGGTACAAATGAAGTAGTTCTACTTTCTTGTCTTGATTCAGAATTGTTCCCTTGGTCTGAAAACGTAGCTATTTCCCGTGTTGGAGAATCTGGAGTGGTCCAGACTCTGCTGAATTTAAATGCTGGGCTCTCAGTAACAAATGGTCTCTCCCTTTTGAATGTTCCGGAAGAGGAGTCAGTTCTCATTAGGCTACTTTCAGAGACCTCTTTGCTTTTTCCATCTTGTACAACTACAGGTGGACTACTCATGAAGGCTACTGAATTATTAGCACTACTTGTGACTCTTTCCACAGGTGGATTTTGCTCTTTACCATTAAAACATTCACAAGAAGGTAGAACATTAGGTTTACTTAAAATATCTGAGAGATGTGTCTCAGTCTGAGTATTTGGATCATTTACATTTATGAGCCAATTATTTATATGCTGAGTTTTAGAGAATGACAGTTTATCTTCATCAAAGCAGCTTAGATTGGTTGATTGCAGATTTACTGATTTGAGAGAAATAGAATTCTTCTGGTTTGATGTGGAAGGCTCCTTGTTaagtgttaaatatatttcttcacGTTCCCCAGCCTCAAGACTGTCTATACTTGAGAGAGTTTCAGAATTTGTTATTTGATTAACTTCATCacaaaatttctgaaagaaagaaaaagaacattgttATATAGCTTGGAactttttaaatgccaaaattaATGATTCAACACACTACTGAGCCCTATTGTCCTTGGCATAGAAAATAGAGTAATACGGCT is a window encoding:
- the CEP126 gene encoding centrosomal protein of 126 kDa isoform X1 encodes the protein MLAWRPGARSSAVERGRGPETSDAGDGARLIPRLGRGRRRPAADLDTKIHLEKNLEEERQILLQQQKICRNRARKYFVESNRRKKAFEEKRKEQEEREQQFREQILQQRKEKFEEVTEKFQRAHIPLSQRRRAVFQKPVPPLEEALKQIQESYLQPEVNFPPSHRPTINWRAIDNALPSSLSKNGHKHQKHLLSKINCDKEMKENNRANLATNKDAFQLKLEETQKLLEDQHLSSLQKFCDEVNQITNSETLSSIDSLEAGEREEIYLTLNKEPSTSNQKNSISLKSVNLQSTNLSCFDEDKLSFSKTQHINNWLINVNDPNTQTETHLSDILSKPNVLPSCECFNGKEQNPPVERVTSSANNSVAFMSSPPVVVQDGKSKEVSESSLMRTDSSSGTFKRERPFVTESPAFKFSRVWTTPDSPTREIATFSDQGNNSESRQESRTTSFVPMATRMVLPHNTQSARPLQKSNLHIKEMDPVQCSDKLRELTDIKDENLKYFNCSKEELPLFSDDFQAAYIPHNSGSNDKKHKIAQTSTLVSNVISNCDLVSQYKKIKYNIHEKNGVRFLKSILKKESKYEHNCLKALVINQSFKLGNHKAAAIRDSIELTKEKGTEIPKTIKKLRWFDETGDTEKNAADSTLLKNRIELSQQWSQPFHSQTKSGAASHVIRIPACAVNCADGKKPEEDYSASESVAALGEPGTDHVPQNCVMPSGYNMAKQAWPPSTQEESQPPLHRGSSKAPKANPQRGGAKVLRRARSAQVQSAFVCADRRDTGLRPQSASRTSTHLQAQGRLIVPHPPPKSPSDSRSSKNTQVSPSRPVTLEDSQNMMTHNYFHSKHVLPTEHRFHQWNADSSFPPAGVCSDSVPVMPSPPYCSSESRTVAQMDGPNGTPVLAPHDGMLLGTHRCPVYQEGYPTGTLRTAPEESVPLWKRWNNILGQNKKAADSTVVRRKRIAENKQRSLLEQKRQNSGSVGKKCNEQMNNFGQSVQPSSSEPKQTIRGTSHGKEVSDSTSQFLMAENLVRASVPEDEILTVMNSKQLQKPNLALNKTQSFNICALSAEEQKILQSLSRLNERLYYIQEAICKNPSIKNTLQIIPLLNSQPRGHPSLGVGSRMQRKY
- the CEP126 gene encoding centrosomal protein of 126 kDa isoform X5, with translation MLAWRPGARSSAVERGRGPETSDAGDGARLIPRLGRGRRRPAADLDTKIHLEKNLEEERQILLQQQKICRNRARKYFVESNRRKKAFEEKRKEQEEREQQFREQILQQRKEKFEEVTEKFQRAHIPLSQRRRAVFQKPVPPLEEALKQIQESYLQPEVNFPPSHRPTINWRAIDNALPSSLSKNGHKHQKHLLSKINCDKEMKENNRANLATNKDAFQLKLEETQKLLEDQHLSSLQKFCDEVNQITNSETLSSIDSLEAGEREEIYLTLNKEPSTSNQKNSISLKSVNLQSTNLSCFDEDKLSFSKTQHINNWLINVNDPNTQTETHLSDILSKPNVLPSCECFNGKEQNPPVERVTSSANNSVAFMSSPPVVVQDGKSKEVSESSLMRTDSSSGTFKRERPFVTESPAFKFSRVWTTPDSPTREIATFSDQGNNSESRQESRTTSFVPMATRMVLPHNTQSARPLQKSNLHIKEMDPVQCSDKLRELTDIKDENLKYFNCSKEELPLFSDDFQAAYIPHNSGSNDKKHKIAQTSTLVSNVISNCDLVSQYKKIKYNIHEKNGVRFLKSILKKESKYEHNCLKALVINQSFKLGNHKAAAIRDSIELTKEKGTEIPKTIKKLRWFDETGDTEKNAADSTLLKNRIELSQQWSQPFHSQTKSGAASHVIRIPACAVNCADGKKPEEDYSASESVAALGEPGTDHVPQNCVMPSGYNMAKQAWPPSTQEESQPPLHRGSSKAPKANPQRGGAKVLRRARSAQVQSAFVCADRRDTGLRPQSASRTSTHLQAQGRLIVPHPPPKSPSDSRSSKNTQVSPSRPVTLEDSQNMMTHNYFHSKHVLPTEHRFHQWNADSSFPPAGVCSDSVPVMPSPPYCSSESRTVAQMDGPNGTPVLAPHDGMLLGTHRCPVYQEGYPTGTLRTAPEESVPLWKRWNNILGQNKKAADSTVVRRKRIAENKQRSLLEQKRQNSGSVGKKCNEQMNIYKKPFAKIHPSKIPYK
- the CEP126 gene encoding centrosomal protein of 126 kDa isoform X2; this encodes MLAWRPGARSSAVERGRGPETSDAGDGARLIPRLGRGRRRPAADLDTKIHLEKNLEEERQILLQQQKICRNRARKYFVESNRRKKAFEEKRKEQEEREQQFREQILQQRKEKFEEVTEKFQRAHIPLSQRRRAVFQKPVPPLEEALKQIQESYLQPEVNFPPSHRPTINWRAIDNALPSSLSKNGHKHQKHLLSKINCDKEMKENNRANLATNKDAFQLKLEETQKLLEDQHLSSLQKFCDEVNQITNSETLSSIDSLEAGEREEIYLTLNKEPSTSNQKNSISLKSVNLQSTNLSCFDEDKLSFSKTQHINNWLINVNDPNTQTETHLSDILSKPNVLPSCECFNGKEQNPPVERVTSSANNSVAFMSSPPVVVQDGKSKEVSESSLMRTDSSSGTFKRERPFVTESPAFKFSRVWTTPDSPTREIATFSDQGNNSESRQESRTTSFVPMATRMVLPHNTQSARPLQKSNLHIKEMDPVQCSDKLRELTDIKDENLKYFNCSKEELPLFSDDFQAAYIPHNSGSNDKKHKIAQTSTLVSNVISNCDLVSQYKKIKYNIHEKNGVRFLKSILKKESKYEHNCLKALVINQSFKLGNHKAAAIRDSIELTKEKGTEIPKTIKKLRWFDETGDTEKNAADSTLLKNRIELSQQWSQPFHSQTKSGAASHVIRIPACAVNCADGKKPEEDYSASESVAALGEPGTDHVPQNCVMPSGYNMAKQAWPPSTQEESQPPLHRGSSKAPKANPQRGGAKVLRRARSAQVQSAFVCADRRDTGLRPQSASRTSTHLQAQGRLIVPHPPPKSPSDSRSSKNTQVSPSRPVTLEDSQNMMTHNYFHSKHVLPTEHRFHQWNADSSFPPAGVCSDSVPVMPSPPYCSSESRTVAQMDGPNGTPVLAPHDGMLLGTHRCPVYQEGYPTGTLRTAPEESVPLWKRWNNILGQNKKAADSTVVRRKRIAENKQRSLLEQKRQNSGSVGKKCNEQMNNFGQSVQPSSSEPKQTIRGTSHGKEVSDSTSQFLMAENLVRASVPEDEILTVMNSKQLQKPNLALNKTQSFNICALSAEEQKILQSLSRLNERLY
- the CEP126 gene encoding centrosomal protein of 126 kDa isoform X3, coding for MLAWRPGARSSAVERGRGPETSDAGDGARLIPRLGRGRRRPAADLDTKIHLEKNLEEERQILLQQQKICRNRARKYFVESNRRKNFSKTSSSLGRSPQANSGILLTTRSKLSPFPQTNNKLEKFCDEVNQITNSETLSSIDSLEAGEREEIYLTLNKEPSTSNQKNSISLKSVNLQSTNLSCFDEDKLSFSKTQHINNWLINVNDPNTQTETHLSDILSKPNVLPSCECFNGKEQNPPVERVTSSANNSVAFMSSPPVVVQDGKSKEVSESSLMRTDSSSGTFKRERPFVTESPAFKFSRVWTTPDSPTREIATFSDQGNNSESRQESRTTSFVPMATRMVLPHNTQSARPLQKSNLHIKEMDPVQCSDKLRELTDIKDENLKYFNCSKEELPLFSDDFQAAYIPHNSGSNDKKHKIAQTSTLVSNVISNCDLVSQYKKIKYNIHEKNGVRFLKSILKKESKYEHNCLKALVINQSFKLGNHKAAAIRDSIELTKEKGTEIPKTIKKLRWFDETGDTEKNAADSTLLKNRIELSQQWSQPFHSQTKSGAASHVIRIPACAVNCADGKKPEEDYSASESVAALGEPGTDHVPQNCVMPSGYNMAKQAWPPSTQEESQPPLHRGSSKAPKANPQRGGAKVLRRARSAQVQSAFVCADRRDTGLRPQSASRTSTHLQAQGRLIVPHPPPKSPSDSRSSKNTQVSPSRPVTLEDSQNMMTHNYFHSKHVLPTEHRFHQWNADSSFPPAGVCSDSVPVMPSPPYCSSESRTVAQMDGPNGTPVLAPHDGMLLGTHRCPVYQEGYPTGTLRTAPEESVPLWKRWNNILGQNKKAADSTVVRRKRIAENKQRSLLEQKRQNSGSVGKKCNEQMNNFGQSVQPSSSEPKQTIRGTSHGKEVSDSTSQFLMAENLVRASVPEDEILTVMNSKQLQKPNLALNKTQSFNICALSAEEQKILQSLSRLNERLYYIQEAICKNPSIKNTLQIIPLLNSQPRGHPSLGVGSRMQRKY
- the CEP126 gene encoding centrosomal protein of 126 kDa isoform X8, whose translation is MKENNRANLATNKDAFQLKLEETQKLLEDQHLSSLQKFCDEVNQITNSETLSSIDSLEAGEREEIYLTLNKEPSTSNQKNSISLKSVNLQSTNLSCFDEDKLSFSKTQHINNWLINVNDPNTQTETHLSDILSKPNVLPSCECFNGKEQNPPVERVTSSANNSVAFMSSPPVVVQDGKSKEVSESSLMRTDSSSGTFKRERPFVTESPAFKFSRVWTTPDSPTREIATFSDQGNNSESRQESRTTSFVPMATRMVLPHNTQSARPLQKSNLHIKEMDPVQCSDKLRELTDIKDENLKYFNCSKEELPLFSDDFQAAYIPHNSGSNDKKHKIAQTSTLVSNVISNCDLVSQYKKIKYNIHEKNGVRFLKSILKKESKYEHNCLKALVINQSFKLGNHKAAAIRDSIELTKEKGTEIPKTIKKLRWFDETGDTEKNAADSTLLKNRIELSQQWSQPFHSQTKSGAASHVIRIPACAVNCADGKKPEEDYSASESVAALGEPGTDHVPQNCVMPSGYNMAKQAWPPSTQEESQPPLHRGSSKAPKANPQRGGAKVLRRARSAQVQSAFVCADRRDTGLRPQSASRTSTHLQAQGRLIVPHPPPKSPSDSRSSKNTQVSPSRPVTLEDSQNMMTHNYFHSKHVLPTEHRFHQWNADSSFPPAGVCSDSVPVMPSPPYCSSESRTVAQMDGPNGTPVLAPHDGMLLGTHRCPVYQEGYPTGTLRTAPEESVPLWKRWNNILGQNKKAADSTVVRRKRIAENKQRSLLEQKRQNSGSVGKKCNEQMNNFGQSVQPSSSEPKQTIRGTSHGKEVSDSTSQFLMAENLVRASVPEDEILTVMNSKQLQKPNLALNKTQSFNICALSAEEQKILQSLSRLNERLYYIQEAICKNPSIKNTLQIIPLLNSQPRGHPSLGVGSRMQRKY
- the CEP126 gene encoding centrosomal protein of 126 kDa isoform X7, producing MLAWRPGARSSAVERGRGPETSDAGDGARLIPRLGRGRRRPAADLDTKIHLEKNLEEERQILLQQQKICRNRARKYFVESNRRKKAFEEKRKEQEEREQQFREQILQQRKEKFEEVTEKFQRAHIPLSQRRRAVFQKPVPPLEEALKQIQESYLQPEVNFPPSHRPTINWRAIDNALPSSLSKNGHKHQKHLLSKINCDKEMKENNRANLATNKDAFQLKLEETQKLLEDQHLSSLQKFCDEVNQITNSETLSSIDSLEAGEREEIYLTLNKEPSTSNQKNSISLKSVNLQSTNLSCFDEDKLSFSKTQHINNWLINVNDPNTQTETHLSDILSKPNVLPSCECFNGKEQNPPVERVTSSANNSVAFMSSPPVVVQDGKSKEVSESSLMRTDSSSGTFKRERPFVTESPAFKFSRVWTTPDSPTREIATFSDQGNNSESRQESRTTSFVPMATRMVLPHNTQSARPLQKSNLHIKEMDPVQCSDKLRELTDIKDENLKYFNCSKEELPLFSDDFQAAYIPHNSGSNDKKHKIAQTSTLVSNVISNCDLVSQYKKIKYNIHEKNGVRFLKSILKKESKYEHNCLKALVINQSFKLGNHKAAAIRDSIELTKEKGTEIPKTIKKLRWFDETGDTEKNAADSTLLKNRIELSQQWSQPFHSQTKSGAASHVIRIPACAVNCADGKKPEEDYSASESVAALGEPGTDHVPQNCVMPSGYNMAKQAWPPSTQEESQPPLHRGSSKAPKANPQRGGAKVLRRARSAQVQSAFVCADRRDTGLRPQSASRTSTHLQAQGRLIVPHPPPKSPSDSRSSKNTQVSPSRPVTLEDSQNMMTHNYFHSKHVLPTEHRFHQWNADSSFPPAGVCSDSVPVMPSPPYCSSESRTVAQMDGPNGTPVLAPHDGMLLGTHRCPVYQEGYPTGTLRTAPEESVPLWKRWNNILGQNKKAAEQPAKGPPIARCWIQNAEKILTKFNSGYYMES
- the CEP126 gene encoding centrosomal protein of 126 kDa isoform X4, yielding MLAWRPGARSSAVERGRGPETSDAGDGARLIPRLGRGRRRPAADLDTKIHLEKNLEEERQILLQQQKICRNRARKYFVESNRRKKAFEEKRKEQEEREQQFREQILQQRKEKFEEVTEKFQRAHIPLSQRRRAVFQKPVPPLEEALKQIQESYLQPEVNFPPSHRPTINWRAIDNALPSSLSKNGHKHQKHLLSKINCDKEMKENNRANLATNKDAFQLKLEETQKLLEDQHLSSLQKFCDEVNQITNSETLSSIDSLEAGEREEIYLTLNKEPSTSNQKNSISLKSVNLQSTNLSCFDEDKLSFSKTQHINNWLINVNDPNTQTETHLSDILSKPNVLPSCECFNGKEQNPPVERVTSSANNSVAFMSSPPVVVQDGKSKEVSESSLMRTDSSSGTFKRERPFVTESPAFKFSRVWTTPDSPTREIATFSDQGNNSESRQESRTTSFVPMATRMVLPHNTQSARPLQKSNLHIKEMDPVQCSDKLRELTDIKDENLKYFNCSKEELPLFSDDFQAAYIPHNSGSNDKKHKIAQTSTLVSNVISNCDLVSQYKKIKYNIHEKNGVRFLKSILKKESKYEHNCLKALVINQSFKLGNHKAAAIRDSIELTKEKGTEIPKTIKKLRWFDETGDTEKNAADSTLLKNRIELSQQWSQPFHSQTKSGAASHVIRIPACAVNCADGKKPEEDYSASESVAALGEPGTDHVPQNCVMPSGYNMAKQAWPPSTQEESQPPLHRGSSKAPKANPQRGGAKVLRRARSAQVQSAFVCADRRDTGLRPQSASRTSTHLQAQGRLIVPHPPPKSPSDSRSSKNTQVSPSRPVTLEDSQNMMTHNYFHSKHVLPTEHRFHQWNADSSFPPAGVCSDSVPVMPSPPYCSSESRTVAQMDGPNGTPVLAPHDGMLLGTHRCPVYQEGYPTGTLRTAPEESVPLWKRWNNILGQNKKAADSTVVRRKRIAENKQRSLLEQKRQNSGSVGKKCNEQMNNSQPRGHPSLGVGSRMQRKY
- the CEP126 gene encoding centrosomal protein of 126 kDa isoform X6, with amino-acid sequence MLAWRPGARSSAVERGRGPETSDAGDGARLIPRLGRGRRRPAADLDTKIHLEKNLEEERQILLQQQKICRNRARKYFVESNRRKKAFEEKRKEQEEREQQFREQILQQRKEKFEEVTEKFQRAHIPLSQRRRAVFQKPVPPLEEALKQIQESYLQPEVNFPPSHRPTINWRAIDNALPSSLSKNGHKHQKHLLSKINCDKEMKENNRANLATNKDAFQLKLEETQKLLEDQHLSSLQKFCDEVNQITNSETLSSIDSLEAGEREEIYLTLNKEPSTSNQKNSISLKSVNLQSTNLSCFDEDKLSFSKTQHINNWLINVNDPNTQTETHLSDILSKPNVLPSCECFNGKEQNPPVERVTSSANNSVAFMSSPPVVVQDGKSKEVSESSLMRTDSSSGTFKRERPFVTESPAFKFSRVWTTPDSPTREIATFSDQGNNSESRQESRTTSFVPMATRMVLPHNTQSARPLQKSNLHIKEMDPVQCSDKLRELTDIKDENLKYFNCSKEELPLFSDDFQAAYIPHNSGSNDKKHKIAQTSTLVSNVISNCDLVSQYKKIKYNIHEKNGVRFLKSILKKESKYEHNCLKALVINQSFKLGNHKAAAIRDSIELTKEKGTEIPKTIKKLRWFDETGDTEKNAADSTLLKNRIELSQQWSQPFHSQTKSGAASHVIRIPACAVNCADGKKPEEDYSASESVAALGEPGTDHVPQNCVMPSGYNMAKQAWPPSTQEESQPPLHRGSSKAPKANPQRGGAKVLRRARSAQVQSAFVCADRRDTGLRPQSASRTSTHLQAQGRLIVPHPPPKSPSDSRSSKNTQVSPSRPVTLEDSQNMMTHNYFHSKHVLPTEHRFHQWNADSSFPPAGVCSDSVPVMPSPPYCSSESRTVAQMDGPNGTPVLAPHDGMLLGTHRCPVYQEGYPTGTLRTAPEESVPLWKRWNNILGQNKKAADIQEAICKNPSIKNTLQIIPLLNSQPRGHPSLGVGSRMQRKY